In Desulfosoma caldarium, the following proteins share a genomic window:
- a CDS encoding glycosyltransferase, which translates to GKFRSRRNPMPDTGVCPRIDWEGAFSAERLAAYASLVDQEKMDELLSLGRDLRGVKVQQINSARSGGGVAEMLRSLVPFERALGLDVTWDVIRAEPSFFIYTKTVHNFLQGRPNVPDLAGTKVYWDTNRQNYAAVREDADIIVVHDPQPAGLIKFAPEHVRRRQKWIWRCHIHLSREHQFVLDFIRSLTEEYDLVVFSAAKFLPRWKVTSAVILPYIDPLSDKNRDLPPEQVREICSRYGVVDMEAKPLIVLVSRFDPFKGHRYALEAFRLVRQETRCQLLMVGGTASDDPENEAIFAELKGEVEGLPDVHLLNLPVDSHIEVNAFQRAARIILQPSIKEGFGLTVSEGMWKEKPVIGGDVGGIPSQITDGYNGFLVPPGKKGVEEMADRVNYLLKNPGFAREMGKRGKEAVKERFLLTRGVLDELKLIRGLLEL; encoded by the coding sequence GGGAAATTCAGGTCGAGGAGGAATCCCATGCCGGATACAGGCGTTTGCCCGCGGATCGATTGGGAGGGCGCTTTCAGCGCCGAGCGCCTGGCGGCCTACGCGTCCCTGGTCGACCAGGAAAAAATGGATGAACTGCTCTCTCTGGGCCGCGATTTGCGCGGTGTCAAGGTGCAGCAGATCAATTCGGCCCGTAGCGGGGGAGGGGTGGCCGAAATGCTCCGGTCCCTCGTACCCTTCGAGCGGGCCCTGGGTCTGGACGTGACTTGGGACGTTATCCGCGCGGAGCCTAGCTTTTTCATCTACACCAAGACCGTGCACAACTTTCTCCAGGGTAGGCCCAATGTTCCGGACCTGGCCGGGACCAAGGTCTACTGGGATACCAACCGGCAGAACTATGCCGCGGTGCGGGAGGACGCCGACATAATAGTAGTTCACGACCCCCAGCCGGCCGGACTGATCAAGTTCGCACCGGAGCACGTGAGGCGGCGGCAGAAGTGGATCTGGCGCTGCCACATCCACCTTTCGAGGGAGCACCAGTTCGTCCTGGATTTCATAAGGAGCCTCACCGAGGAGTACGATTTGGTGGTCTTTTCGGCCGCCAAGTTTCTGCCCCGTTGGAAGGTGACCTCCGCGGTCATTCTGCCGTACATAGATCCCTTGTCGGACAAGAACAGGGACCTGCCACCCGAGCAGGTCCGAGAGATTTGCTCCCGGTACGGCGTGGTGGACATGGAGGCCAAACCCCTGATCGTCCTGGTCTCGCGCTTCGACCCCTTCAAAGGACACCGATACGCCCTCGAGGCCTTCAGACTGGTGCGGCAGGAGACGCGCTGCCAGCTCCTCATGGTCGGAGGCACGGCCAGCGACGACCCGGAAAACGAGGCCATTTTCGCGGAGCTCAAGGGAGAGGTGGAGGGCCTGCCAGACGTGCACCTGCTCAACTTGCCGGTGGACAGCCACATCGAGGTCAACGCGTTCCAGCGGGCCGCCCGAATCATCTTGCAGCCCTCGATCAAAGAGGGATTCGGGCTGACAGTCAGCGAGGGCATGTGGAAGGAAAAGCCGGTCATCGGAGGGGATGTGGGCGGTATCCCGTCCCAGATCACGGACGGCTACAACGGCTTTCTGGTGCCCCCTGGCAAGAAGGGCGTGGAGGAAATGGCAGACCGCGTCAACTACCTCCTGAAGAATCCCGGCTTTGCCCGGGAGATGGGAAAGAGGGGGAAAGAGGCCGTCAAGGAACGCTTTCTCCTGACCCGGGGCGTACTCGACGAGCTGAAGCTGATCAGGGGGCTGTTGGAACTCTGA